In a single window of the Drosophila subpulchrella strain 33 F10 #4 breed RU33 chromosome X, RU_Dsub_v1.1 Primary Assembly, whole genome shotgun sequence genome:
- the LOC119558376 gene encoding uncharacterized protein LOC119558376, translating into MDASSGHKQTITREYLPGTFGWAQYGSQYVPYIYRQSEKYVAIRMLYSHTTFVRSRNFMHPDIFSACDHMARLPITDFEVDLLNEINRDHCNGKFGSSFFDLSDTVIPISDAYEFYQFIGFCFNKLTRGSKFYSRRCSFISINKQCFVPYIVRNDQKLVPDFFFAGDTDILRTHEEPITGWDLSYLMFCCSLLGIRREFYSCSYLNAILLDDVESAYPNGTEFEECWAKDVKTADLYSDFPLYFLKK; encoded by the coding sequence ATGGACGCCTCTTCAGGACATAAGCAAACCATAACTAGGGAGTACCTTCCTGGGACCTTTGGCTGGGCGCAGTACGGAAGTCAGTACGTACCATATATATATCGCCAATCGGAAAAATACGTAGCCATACGAATGTTATATTCGCATACGACGTTTGTAAGATCCCGGAATTTCATGCATCCGGATATCTTCTCCGCTTGCGACCATATGGCCAGATTACCTATcaccgatttcgaagtggatCTCTTGAACGAAATCAATCGCGACCACTGCAATGGGAAATTTGGCAGCAGCTTCTTCGACCTAAGTGATACCGTAATCCCTATAAGTGACGCCTATGAGTTCTATCAATTCATTGGCTTTTGCTTCAACAAATTAACTCGCGGAAGCAAATTTTACTCGCGGAGGTGCAGTTTTATCAGCATAAACAAGCAATGCTTTGTGCCCTACATTGTGCGAAATGACCAAAAGCTTGTCCCGGACTTCTTTTTCGCTGGTGACACTGATATCCTCAGGACCCATGAGGAGCCGATCACTGGATGGGATCTGTCTTACCTGATGTTTTGCTGCAGTCTGCTGGGCATACGAAGGGAGTTCTATTCCTGCAGTTATTTGAATGCCATTTTACTTGACGACGTTGAGAGCGCTTATCCCAACGGCACGGAATTTGAGGAGTGCTGGGCAAAGGACGTAAAAACCGCGGACTTATACTCTGACTTTCCGCTTTACtttctgaaaaaataa